Proteins found in one Penaeus vannamei isolate JL-2024 chromosome 29, ASM4276789v1, whole genome shotgun sequence genomic segment:
- the scny gene encoding ubiquitin carboxyl-terminal hydrolase 36 isoform X2 — translation MAHAQHHKQSSAAKEDQLDDPKFVLWSRDKVTLGWRKTFPPGAGMVNLGNTCYMNSSLQALFHIPAMANWLLEDLSNHTQRCEANSSNASYCSVCAMMRTLRQTLDRSNNVIKPSLIHHKLKSIGKTLMYGRQEDAHEFIKLLLDHMEKSYLSFRRATKLDHRSKETTPLNQIFGGYLRQQVICPLCRHVSTTFSHFQDLVLDIRSVNSVDEALNLHFRKETLDADNAYKCERCHKKVPATKRHLIERAPHVLLIQLKRFTYSGGKISKHINIQKTIDISRFVNGVQKQGGAGSGPYQYRLTSMVIHIGGSQHGGHYTAVAESSSGTMFEFDDSSVRSISVQSALLRNPYILFYEMVRKPKDQVGIKQVVRQSSEKALIRQNSDGIPKPLPTSHSASSVTNGYGRVTDSLGEAITKNGHQAPNKPPLPTHKERDKISFGLKFNQSNSKSDGTSKPNKIILKPGTTSLLGTKSSTSSNSLFSSKPSVSSLSTSSPPSSTPNKNSAAQKPLSSLVPYLDDSEESESDDSKRGPMNGHKEKFLQNGKAKCDEHQKNVKENGVKMNGCLHNKNIEKSANSDNKSSKNNDSESGAKSSISSSKGGITAPFLPRSLQVITSANQLHTSSESSKGKSDLGWTVSDAALHSPSESSNSSAGGCHAASFTVVDQPTSSKNDQIKHQPQELEKLQHQGWTVTVRRQRPELEKSHSHDSVLPGPSHKKDEPDSASLRSKASVDSTRSDRSTKSMKKSIFSLFTCVTSARSPDSPEDDQPEALPPHSETQQSSKSKHPEGQAKLAEPEEDLSNDTLVSHNPSKCKNNATNGKQNVLENGHSLGKGDVDSEADTPQSKRIRDRDDNEPSSPSKKCRPEDKMKVNKKSENDLAKNGSVSSVSKNGLSNNYDKSKNVQCSDHDSSKNGVTHESAKTKNGYADGGERENSKSGKSKKEGKSVLCNSGEAPKATLDSSSSASASSLTGSSDSESSEGEEDPEGTEHWVEKTKETVGKAKINPNAHVVHWNGSLKDLSHTLIRDREKDGPKEFEKRKTGMWDGSRDTDVVDELRRAGSFAFGTKVNSWGGNRGAIDQEFQKDRNEAKKRTADDLYNEEFDRGRTKKVKKSKKPWEDNQRWDRSNAFQKVQDYRNSGSWAPHNNYQNQYANSSQHFNNHYPREQYWDRNRDRHHQRYNNNNNKPWNKFHKREHKFHKKHKEKYKHWDRRD, via the exons gcaCTGTTCCATATCCCTGCAATGGCTAACTGGCTACTAGAAGATCTTTCAAACCACACTCAACGATGCGAGGCCAATTCTTCAAATGCTTCATATTGTTCTGTTTGTGCTATGATGAGGACATTGCGGCAAACACTTGACCGGTCTAATAATGTTATCAAACCTTCTCTAATTCACCACAAACTGAAAA GCATTGGCAAAACATTGATGTATGGTCGCCAGGAAGATGCTCATGAATTTATCAAATTGTTATTAGATCATATGGAGAAATCATACCTTTCATTTAGACGTGCTACTAAGCTGGATCATCGGTCTAAGGAAACTACCCCTCTCAACCAGATTTTTGGCGGTTATCTCCGACAGCAAG TCATCTGCCCATTGTGTCGACATGTCTCCACAACCTTCTCTCATTTCCAAGACTTGGTGCTGGATATTCGGTCAGTTAACAGTGTGGATGAAGCACTCAACCTTCACTTCAGGAAAGAAACTTTGGATGCAGACAATGCTTACAAGTGTGAACGTTGTCACAAGAAGGTCCCAGCGACGAAGAGGCATCTCATAGAGCGAGCACCACATGTTCTTTTAATACAGCTCAAGAG aTTCACCTATTCCGGTGGTAAGATAAGCAAACACATAAATATCCAAAAGACCATAGATATTTCTCGGTTTGTGAATGGTGTTCAGAAACAAGGGGGAGCTGGTAGTGGCCCGTACCAATACCGCTTGACTTCTATGGTTATACACATTGGAGGATCTCAGCATGGGGGTCATTACACAGCAGTTGCTGAGTCATCTAGTGGTACAATGTTTGAATTTGATGACTCATCG GTACGGTCCATATCCGTTCAGAGTGCTCTCCTTCGAAATCCATATATTCTCTTCTATGAAATGGTGCGCAAGCCAAAAGATCAAGTTGGTATAAAGCAGGTTGTCCGTCAGAGCTCCGAAAAGGCACTTATACGTCAAAACTCTGATGGAATACCCAAGCCTCTTCCCACAAGCCACAGTGCCTCTTCAGTGACTAATGGATATGGTCGTGTCACTGACAGTTTGGGGGAGGCCATCACCAAGAATGGGCACCAAGCTCCCAACAAGCCCCCTTTGCCAACACACAAAGAAAG GGATAAAATCTCATTTGGCTTGAAGTTCAACCAGAGTAACAGCAAAAGTGATGGTACAAGTAAACCAAACAAGATCATCCTTAAACCTGGCACCACCTCTTTGCTAGGAACAAAATCTTCAACAtcatctaattctctcttctcatctaaaCCTTCTGTGTCATCCCTAAGCACATCGTCACCACCTTCATCGACACCTAACAAGAATTCTGCTGCTCAGAAGCCTTTATCTAGTTTAGTTCCCTATCTTGATGACTCTGAAGAGTCTGAGTCAGATGACTCAAAGCGAGGGCCCATGAATGGGCACAAAGAAAAATTCTTGCAGAATGGCAAGGCTAAATGTGATGAACACCAGAAAAATGTTAAAGAAAATGGTGTTAAGATGAATGGTTGTTTACATAACAAGAACATAGAAAAGAGtgccaatagtgataataagagtagtaaaaataatgacagtgaaagtGGTGCTAAAAGTAGTATTAGTTCCAGTAAAGGTGGTATAACAGCACCGTTCTTACCCAGATCACTTCAGGTGATCACTAGTGCCAACCAGCTCCACACAAGTAGCGAAAGTAGTAAAGGAAAAAGCGACTTGGGTTGGACTGTCTCAGATGCAGCTCTGCACTCGCCAAGCGAGAGTAGTAATAGCAGTGCTGGTGGTTGTCATGCTGCCTCATTTACTGTTGTTGATCAGCCAACCAGTAGCAAGAATGATCAAATCAAACATCAACCTCAGGAACTTGAAAAGCTCCAACATCAGGGATGGACAGTGACAGTGAGAAGGCAGCGACCGGAGCTTGAAAAATCACACTCGCATGATTCTGTTCTTCCTGGGCCAAGCCACAAGAAAGATGAGCCAGATTCAGCCAGTTTAAGGAGCAAAGCTAGTGTAGATAGCACAAGATCTGATCGCTCAACCAAATCAATGAAAAagtctatcttctccctctttacctgtGTTACCTCAGCTCGCAGCCCAGACAGCCCAGAAGATGACCAGCCCGAGGCCCTTCCACCACACAGTGAAACTCAGCAGAGTAGTAAATCAAAGCACCCAGAAGGTCAAGCAAAACTGGCAGAACCAGAGGAAGACCTGTCCAATGACACCTTGGTATCCCACAATCCAAGCAAATGCAAGAATAATGCAACCAATGGCAAACAGAATGTCCTAGAGAATGGTCATTCCTTGGGGAAGGGAGATGTAGATAGTGAAGCTGACACACCTCAGAGCAAGAGGATTAGGGATCGCGATGACAATGAACCATCGAGTCCTTCAAAGAAGTGCCGTCCAGAAGACAAGATGAAGGTGAATAAGAAGAGTGAAAATGACCTAGCAAAAAATGGTTCTGTGTCTAGTGTTTCAAAAAACGGActaagtaataattatgataagtcaAAAAACGTGCAGTGTAGTGACCATGATAGTTCAAAAAACGGAGTTACTCATGAAAGTGCGAAAACAAAAAATGGATATGCagatgggggggaaagagagaatagtaaaagtggtaagagtaagaaagaggggaaaagtgtgCTGTGTAATAGTGGAGAAGCTCCAAAGGCCACATTAGACTCATCCTCCTCAGCATCAGCTTCCTCCCTCACAGGATCATCTGACTCCGAGTCCAGTGAAGGTGAAGAAGATCCAGAAGGAACTGAGCATTGggtagagaaaacaaaagagacagtTGGAAAGGCTAAGATCAATCCAAATGCTCATGTTGTTCACTGGAATGGTAGCTTGAAAGATCTCTCCCACACATTGATTCGTGACCGGGAAAAGGATGGCCCAAAAGAATTTGAAAAGCGCAAAACAGGCATGTGGGATGGAAGTCGAGACACAGATGTTGTTGACGAACTGCGTAGAGCAGGCAGTTTTGCATTTGGCACGAAAG TTAATAGCTGGGGAGGAAACAGAGGTGCGATAGACCAGGAGTTTCAGAAAGATCGGAATGAGGCCAAGAAAAGAACTGCTGATGACTTGTACAATGAAGAATTTGACAGAGGAAGA acaaagaaagtaaaaaaatccaagaaacctTGGGAAGACAACCAGCGATGGGACCGCAGTAATGCTTTTCAAAAAGTGCAAGATTACAGGAATTCTGGTTCATGGGCCCCACACAATAACTACCAGAATCAGTATGCCAATTCCAGCCAGCACTTCAACAACCATTATCCTCGGGAACAGTACTGGGACAGGAACCGTGACCGCCATCACCagcgttataataataataataataaaccatggAATAAATTCCATAAAAGAGAGCATAAATTTCACAAGAAACACAAGGAGAAGTATAAGCACTGGGATCGACGAGACTAA